Proteins encoded within one genomic window of Ovis aries strain OAR_USU_Benz2616 breed Rambouillet chromosome 1, ARS-UI_Ramb_v3.0, whole genome shotgun sequence:
- the LOC101109142 gene encoding protein BEX2-like, whose translation MMPKEEQVLKNLTMENANEENEKKDEKEQDANKGEPLALSLGAGEYCIPRGNRRWFRVRQPILHYRWDMTQRLGKPRARMKEENIERIGEEMRQLMQKLREKQLSHSLRAVSTDPPHHEHNDEFCLMP comes from the coding sequence ATGATGCCCAAAGAGGAACAAGTGCTGAAAAATCTCACCATGGAAAATGCCAacgaagaaaatgagaaaaaggatgaaaaagagcAAGATGCTAATAAAGGAGAGCCTTTGGCCCTCTCCTTGGGAGCTGGTGAATATTGTATACCTAGAGGAAATCGCAGATGGTTCCGTGTTAGGCAGCCCATTCTACATTATAGATGGGACATGACTCAGAGGCTTGGAAAGCCACGGGCgaggatgaaagaagagaataTAGAAAGGATTGGGGAAGAGATGAGACAGCTCATGCAAAAGCTGAGGGAAAAGCAATTGAGTCACAGTTTGCGGGCAGTTAGCACTGACCCCCCTCACCATGAACATAATGATGAGTTTTGCCTTATGCCTTAA